The Pseudomonadota bacterium genome includes a window with the following:
- a CDS encoding IS110 family transposase — translation MTYYVGLDVGLRTLALCIVDAKGEIVLERSLPCEVADIADCLEAFGEPVALIGFEAGTMSQTLFHGLCAGGFDVVCMEARQVAAALSAMRKKTDKNDARGIAQVVRSGWYNQIHIKSRASHYDRALLTSRKTVLRKCIDLENEIRGLLKAFGIRLPRTVRRYTFDRDIRPIISADDRLAHALLPMLDAHEALLATFKELDRRVTKAARDDEVCGRLMSVPGVGEVTALSFKAAVDDPARFTSSRNVAAHFGLTPRRFQSGEIDNLGRISKAGDPAVRGYLYSAANSMLTRAGNFSSLKAWGLRLMKTKGRKRATVAVARKLAVILHRIWIDGTQFRWSAGEVNA, via the coding sequence ATGACCTACTATGTCGGACTGGATGTTGGGCTACGTACGCTGGCGCTTTGCATTGTGGATGCCAAGGGCGAGATCGTTCTAGAACGGTCTTTGCCGTGTGAAGTTGCTGACATCGCGGATTGTCTTGAAGCCTTCGGTGAGCCGGTCGCGTTGATCGGCTTTGAAGCCGGCACGATGAGCCAGACACTCTTTCATGGTCTGTGCGCGGGGGGCTTTGACGTCGTCTGCATGGAAGCTCGGCAGGTTGCCGCCGCGTTATCGGCGATGCGCAAAAAGACCGACAAGAATGATGCGCGGGGTATTGCGCAGGTGGTTCGGTCAGGCTGGTACAATCAGATTCACATCAAGAGCAGGGCCAGCCACTACGACCGCGCGCTGTTGACCAGTCGCAAGACCGTGCTGCGCAAATGCATCGACCTGGAGAATGAGATCCGCGGCTTGCTCAAGGCCTTCGGTATTCGGTTGCCTCGAACGGTCAGGCGCTACACCTTTGATCGTGACATCCGGCCAATCATCTCCGCTGATGATCGACTGGCCCATGCCCTGTTGCCGATGCTTGATGCTCACGAAGCGCTTCTGGCAACGTTCAAGGAGCTGGACCGACGCGTTACGAAGGCAGCCAGGGACGACGAGGTCTGTGGTCGGCTGATGAGCGTGCCAGGCGTCGGCGAGGTCACCGCGCTGAGCTTCAAGGCGGCCGTCGATGATCCAGCTCGGTTCACATCCTCGCGCAACGTGGCCGCGCACTTCGGTCTTACACCAAGACGCTTTCAATCAGGTGAAATAGATAATCTGGGGCGCATCTCAAAAGCCGGTGATCCGGCTGTTCGCGGCTATCTCTATTCGGCAGCCAACTCGATGCTGACCCGCGCCGGCAACTTCTCCAGCCTCAAGGCATGGGGTCTTCGTCTCATGAAGACCAAGGGCCGCAAACGCGCCACTGTCGCCGTTGCCCGCAAGCTTGCCGTCATCCTGCATCGCATCTGGATTGATGGCACTCAATTCCGTTGGAGCGCTGGGGAGGTCAACGCATGA